A genomic window from Streptomyces mirabilis includes:
- a CDS encoding Gfo/Idh/MocA family oxidoreductase yields the protein MSELLGVAVLGAGHMGADHVRRIDRVVNGARVAAVADPDTGRAKDAVTGIDGVSVHTEVAAALDAPGVQAVLIASPGPAHEEAVLAAFDRGLPVLCEKPMVPESAGALRVAEAEARLGRRLVQVGFMRRYDAEYQRLKSLLDSRRLGRPLMLHCTHRNVSSPPGFTSAMLVNSSVSHEIDVARWLLDQELTAVTVLRPRASTGAPEGLLDPQFVVFETAEGALVDVEVFVNSGFGYQVRCEAVCESGSARIGDEHTMVVTTAGDAREEVAQDYLVRFADAYDREVQAWVDATRQGKVTGPGAWDGYAASAVAEAGVRALESGGRVTVELAPRPDLYA from the coding sequence GTGAGTGAGCTGTTGGGTGTCGCGGTCCTGGGTGCGGGCCACATGGGGGCCGACCACGTACGACGGATCGACCGGGTGGTGAACGGCGCCCGGGTGGCGGCGGTGGCCGATCCCGACACCGGGCGCGCCAAGGACGCCGTCACCGGCATCGACGGTGTCTCGGTGCACACCGAGGTGGCGGCGGCCCTCGACGCACCCGGTGTACAGGCGGTGTTGATCGCCTCCCCCGGGCCCGCGCACGAGGAGGCGGTGCTCGCGGCCTTCGACCGCGGTCTGCCGGTGCTGTGCGAGAAGCCGATGGTGCCGGAGTCGGCCGGGGCACTGCGGGTGGCGGAGGCGGAGGCGCGGCTCGGCCGGAGGCTGGTGCAGGTCGGATTCATGCGCCGGTACGACGCCGAGTACCAGCGCCTGAAGTCCCTGCTGGACAGTCGGCGGCTGGGCCGTCCGCTGATGCTGCACTGCACGCACCGCAATGTGTCCTCCCCGCCGGGCTTCACCTCGGCGATGCTGGTCAACAGCTCCGTCTCGCACGAGATCGACGTGGCACGCTGGCTGCTCGACCAGGAACTCACCGCCGTGACCGTGCTGCGCCCACGGGCGTCCACGGGTGCCCCCGAAGGTCTTCTCGACCCCCAGTTCGTGGTGTTCGAGACGGCCGAAGGCGCTCTCGTCGACGTCGAGGTCTTCGTCAACTCCGGCTTCGGCTACCAGGTGCGCTGCGAGGCGGTCTGCGAGTCCGGGAGCGCGCGGATCGGGGACGAGCACACCATGGTGGTGACGACGGCGGGCGATGCCCGCGAGGAGGTGGCACAGGACTACCTCGTACGGTTCGCCGACGCCTACGACCGCGAGGTGCAGGCCTGGGTGGACGCCACCCGGCAGGGGAAGGTGACCGGGCCGGGCGCCTGGGACGGGTACGCGGCTTCGGCCGTCGCCGAGGCCGGGGTCCGGGCGCTGGAGAGCGGCGGCCGGGTGACCGTCGAACTCGCCCCGCGCCCGGACCTCTACGCGTGA
- a CDS encoding phosphocholine-specific phospholipase C: MTPISRRGFVGLGASVAAGAALGVGSRPAAAVGATTGTISDVRHVVVLMQENRSFDHYFGRLKGVRGFDDRSGITLSGGYSVFNQPNGVGRQYPWKLSSTPAAGGKDGETLAQCNGDLPHSWSSQHSAWNKGRLDNWVSGVGNVRSLGYLDRSDIPFHYALADNYTICDAYFCSALSATGPNRTYLWSGKVDGSSYDGGDESGLTWQNYAEALQTAGVTWKVYQNAQDNYGDNGCAYFKKFASAKAGDPLYDRGMASVPKVTGSTPDDIAAAIRADVLAGTLPQVSWVVADQAFSEHPYAPPGDGAHFVDLVYKALAADPDVFDSTVLFLNYDENDGFFDHVPPPAPPANTAGEFLNGVPYGLGFRVPMLVISPWTRGGWVSSEVFDHTSVLRFLETWTTALGKPAACPNISAWRRKVTGDLIGVFDFGNPAYGTVPLPATSVLGIATCGPLPNPVPTTNALPAQEPGTRPARALPHQPNGYLDHLEFGSGGKVLAWFTMANQGTPAGRAAHLSIHPNAYRDTTPCQYTIDAGGTASDSFNIGSGFGNGKYDLTMAGPNRFLRRFKGDATQAGKSAEVSTRYATEPGTGKTALYFKMTNSSAAPVKFTITSNQYRGDGPWTYTVAAGGSAEDYFNAVAYQNGWYDFTITVDSDASWSRRFTGHIETGTASVSG, encoded by the coding sequence ATGACACCGATCAGCCGAAGAGGTTTCGTGGGACTCGGCGCATCCGTGGCGGCGGGCGCCGCGCTGGGCGTCGGCTCGCGCCCGGCGGCGGCCGTCGGCGCGACGACCGGCACCATCTCGGACGTACGGCACGTCGTCGTCCTCATGCAGGAGAACCGCAGCTTCGACCATTACTTCGGCCGCCTCAAGGGCGTCCGCGGCTTCGACGACCGCAGCGGCATCACCCTGTCCGGCGGGTACTCCGTCTTCAACCAACCGAACGGCGTCGGACGGCAGTACCCGTGGAAGCTCAGCTCCACACCCGCCGCGGGCGGCAAGGACGGCGAGACCCTCGCACAGTGCAACGGCGACCTCCCGCACTCCTGGTCCTCGCAGCACTCCGCCTGGAACAAGGGACGCCTCGACAACTGGGTCTCCGGTGTCGGCAACGTCCGCTCGCTCGGCTATCTCGACCGCTCCGACATCCCCTTCCACTACGCGCTCGCCGACAACTACACGATCTGCGACGCCTACTTCTGCTCCGCACTCAGCGCGACCGGCCCCAACCGCACCTACCTGTGGAGCGGCAAGGTCGACGGCTCCAGCTACGACGGCGGCGACGAGTCCGGACTGACCTGGCAGAACTACGCCGAGGCGCTCCAGACGGCCGGAGTGACCTGGAAGGTCTACCAGAACGCGCAGGACAACTACGGCGACAACGGCTGCGCCTACTTCAAGAAGTTCGCCTCCGCGAAGGCGGGCGACCCGCTCTACGACCGCGGCATGGCCTCCGTGCCGAAGGTCACCGGCTCCACCCCCGACGACATAGCCGCCGCCATCAGGGCCGACGTCCTCGCGGGCACCCTGCCCCAGGTCTCCTGGGTGGTCGCCGACCAGGCCTTCTCCGAGCACCCCTATGCCCCGCCCGGGGACGGCGCCCACTTCGTCGACCTGGTGTACAAGGCCCTCGCGGCCGACCCGGACGTCTTCGACTCCACCGTCCTGTTCCTCAACTACGACGAGAACGACGGCTTCTTCGACCACGTGCCGCCCCCGGCTCCGCCCGCGAACACGGCGGGGGAGTTCCTCAACGGCGTCCCGTACGGTCTCGGTTTCCGTGTTCCGATGCTCGTCATCTCGCCCTGGACGCGTGGCGGCTGGGTCTCCTCGGAGGTCTTCGACCACACCTCGGTCCTGCGCTTCCTGGAGACATGGACGACGGCGCTCGGCAAGCCCGCCGCCTGCCCCAACATCAGCGCCTGGCGCCGCAAGGTCACCGGCGACCTGATCGGGGTCTTCGACTTCGGCAACCCGGCCTACGGGACGGTCCCGCTGCCCGCCACGAGCGTGCTCGGGATCGCCACCTGCGGCCCCCTGCCCAACCCGGTACCGACCACCAACGCCCTGCCCGCCCAGGAGCCCGGCACCCGGCCCGCGCGCGCCCTGCCCCACCAGCCGAACGGCTACCTGGACCACCTGGAGTTCGGGTCGGGCGGCAAGGTCCTCGCCTGGTTCACGATGGCCAACCAGGGCACCCCGGCCGGCAGGGCGGCGCACCTGTCGATCCACCCGAACGCCTACCGCGACACCACGCCCTGCCAGTACACCATCGACGCCGGCGGCACCGCCTCCGACTCCTTCAACATCGGCTCGGGGTTCGGCAACGGCAAGTACGACCTCACCATGGCCGGCCCCAACCGCTTCCTGCGCCGCTTCAAGGGCGACGCGACCCAGGCGGGCAAGTCGGCCGAGGTGAGCACCCGTTACGCCACCGAACCCGGCACCGGCAAGACCGCCCTCTACTTCAAGATGACCAACTCCTCGGCCGCCCCGGTGAAGTTCACGATCACCTCGAACCAGTACCGCGGCGACGGGCCGTGGACGTACACCGTCGCCGCGGGCGGTTCGGCCGAGGACTACTTCAACGCCGTCGCGTACCAGAACGGCTGGTACGACTTCACGATCACCGTCGACTCCGACGCGAGCTGGTCGCGCCGGTTCACCGGGCACATCGAGACGGGCACGGCGAGCGTCAGTGGCTGA
- a CDS encoding PP2C family protein-serine/threonine phosphatase encodes MPSHLSADRPSAQPPPRGSVDALISQTRRLRGEMDAVRRDAPLDGTDPQGRWQRALCDLAMHQLDDLDQHLAQLRDGPPPVPAEPARAPAAPAASAASRRGSLLSRVGSAEWNLLTDEASWSGELYDILGRDPAAPPLTLDELPSLMLDEDRPTLTAMVTDCLIDAKPIDGEFRIVRPDGGVRTVHMMGEPVLDTDGSTAAMWAVLRDVSELRRSQRTVSESRESLQLHRHHAQSERRLAVQLQEAVLPPWRGSLRFPQRGPEALDLAARHLPSSNSALIGGDWYDAMELPDGATLLSVGDLTGQGVTVASGMAMLLGALRGMAVAGTRPGQLMSWLNQLLDASVQPSLGSAVCCRYRPETRTLTWAQAGHPAPLLFRNGTGRMLAAPDGVLLGATSGAVYGQAEETLEDGDLLLLHTDGLVPGHYGAQAVQRLLDLAPRFRGARTAQDCVRTVVEEFGESEREDDACVLIARIGS; translated from the coding sequence ATGCCGTCCCATCTCTCTGCGGACCGCCCATCCGCCCAGCCGCCCCCGCGCGGCTCGGTCGACGCGCTCATTTCGCAGACGCGACGGCTGCGCGGCGAGATGGACGCCGTTCGGCGGGACGCTCCCCTCGACGGCACGGACCCCCAGGGACGCTGGCAGCGCGCGCTGTGTGATCTGGCGATGCACCAACTCGACGACCTCGACCAGCATTTGGCACAGCTGCGGGACGGACCCCCGCCGGTGCCCGCGGAGCCGGCCCGCGCGCCCGCCGCACCTGCCGCGTCGGCCGCGTCCCGGCGCGGTTCGCTGCTCAGCCGGGTGGGCAGTGCCGAGTGGAACCTGCTCACGGACGAGGCCAGTTGGTCCGGAGAGCTCTACGACATCCTGGGCCGCGACCCCGCCGCTCCCCCGCTCACCCTCGACGAACTGCCGTCGCTGATGCTCGACGAGGACCGGCCGACGCTGACGGCGATGGTCACCGACTGCCTCATCGACGCCAAGCCCATCGACGGCGAGTTCCGTATCGTGCGCCCCGACGGCGGGGTACGGACCGTGCACATGATGGGCGAGCCCGTGCTCGACACCGACGGCAGCACCGCCGCGATGTGGGCCGTGCTGCGCGATGTCAGTGAACTGCGGCGCAGCCAGCGGACGGTGAGCGAGAGTCGTGAGTCGCTGCAGCTGCACCGGCACCACGCGCAGAGCGAGCGCCGGCTCGCGGTCCAGCTGCAGGAGGCCGTCCTGCCGCCCTGGCGCGGCTCCCTGCGCTTCCCGCAGCGGGGCCCCGAGGCCCTGGACCTCGCCGCCCGCCATCTGCCCTCCTCGAACAGCGCGCTGATCGGCGGCGACTGGTACGACGCGATGGAACTGCCCGACGGAGCGACGCTGTTGAGTGTCGGTGACCTCACCGGGCAGGGCGTCACCGTCGCCTCGGGCATGGCGATGCTGCTCGGCGCCCTGCGCGGCATGGCTGTCGCGGGCACCCGGCCCGGGCAACTCATGTCCTGGCTCAACCAGTTGCTCGACGCCTCGGTGCAGCCGTCCCTCGGCAGCGCCGTCTGCTGCCGCTACCGGCCCGAGACCCGCACCCTCACCTGGGCGCAGGCAGGACACCCCGCCCCGCTGCTGTTCCGCAACGGGACGGGGCGCATGCTGGCGGCGCCGGACGGCGTGCTGCTCGGGGCCACCTCCGGAGCCGTCTACGGACAGGCCGAAGAGACCCTCGAAGACGGCGACCTGCTGCTCCTGCACACCGACGGACTGGTCCCCGGGCACTATGGAGCGCAAGCCGTCCAGAGGCTGCTCGACCTGGCCCCGCGCTTCCGCGGAGCCCGTACGGCCCAGGACTGCGTACGGACGGTTGTCGAGGAATTCGGCGAGAGTGAGCGCGAGGACGACGCCTGCGTGCTCATCGCCAGGATCGGCTCATAG
- a CDS encoding aminoglycoside phosphotransferase family protein, with product MYTASSSVSAPPRSLHPRPAAAGSGPYLDPARPAAPVLGAGRTRRVPGLGTQPLSGRIDLSGPQGAQLRTAIASVHRICPEFAPVQVLRRSGRSVLLVGTTGRSTAVAKCLLDHSSIWAERIRHEIAAYRSFVRHRPPVRVPRLIAADPDNCTLVIERMPGRVAALQRHPAEAPPRADIRAALGAICRLNAWRPPAGTFDAPLDYAERISRFHELGLLTDRDMGDLQKLVHGIAHSAGRQGMGQFCHGDALLSNILLSPAGPVLVDWEHAGWYLPGYDLATLWAVLGDAPVARRQISQLAQSAGPAARDAFLVNLMLVLTREIRTYETAVQRSMHDATPAAPGPAHPGAAPSGEEQRLLLRRLHDDCQMARRAVRAAVGTR from the coding sequence ATGTACACAGCATCGTCCTCCGTGTCCGCTCCGCCCCGGTCGCTTCACCCCCGCCCGGCGGCGGCGGGCAGCGGCCCCTACCTCGACCCCGCTCGACCGGCGGCCCCCGTGCTCGGCGCCGGCAGGACGCGGCGCGTTCCGGGGCTCGGCACCCAACCGCTCAGCGGGAGAATCGACTTGTCCGGCCCTCAGGGCGCGCAGCTGCGCACGGCGATCGCGTCGGTGCACCGCATCTGTCCGGAGTTCGCTCCGGTCCAGGTACTGCGCCGCAGCGGGCGCTCCGTGCTCCTCGTCGGCACGACGGGGCGCAGCACGGCGGTCGCCAAGTGTTTACTGGACCACTCCTCGATCTGGGCGGAGCGGATCAGGCACGAAATAGCGGCATACCGATCGTTCGTGCGGCATCGGCCGCCGGTCCGGGTGCCCCGGCTGATCGCGGCGGACCCGGACAACTGCACCCTCGTGATCGAGCGGATGCCGGGGCGGGTGGCCGCGCTGCAGCGGCACCCGGCGGAGGCGCCGCCCCGCGCGGACATCCGGGCGGCACTGGGTGCGATCTGCCGGCTGAACGCGTGGCGGCCGCCGGCGGGGACGTTCGACGCCCCGCTGGACTACGCGGAGCGGATCTCCCGTTTCCATGAGCTGGGTCTGCTCACGGACCGGGACATGGGCGACCTGCAGAAGCTGGTGCACGGCATCGCGCACTCGGCGGGCCGGCAGGGCATGGGCCAGTTCTGTCACGGGGACGCGTTGCTGTCGAACATCCTGCTCTCACCGGCCGGTCCCGTGCTGGTGGACTGGGAGCACGCGGGCTGGTACCTGCCGGGCTACGACCTGGCGACGCTGTGGGCGGTCCTCGGTGACGCTCCCGTGGCACGCCGGCAGATCAGTCAGCTCGCGCAGTCCGCCGGTCCCGCGGCGCGCGACGCCTTCCTGGTGAACCTGATGCTCGTACTGACCCGGGAGATCCGTACGTACGAGACGGCCGTGCAGCGTTCGATGCACGACGCGACCCCGGCGGCACCGGGACCGGCCCATCCGGGTGCTGCGCCGTCCGGCGAGGAGCAGCGGCTGCTGCTGCGGCGGCTGCACGACGACTGCCAGATGGCCCGTCGGGCCGTTCGAGCGGCGGTCGGCACTCGTTGA
- a CDS encoding peptidoglycan recognition family protein encodes MRGSVTDPEATAGHRRARRTAGAVASATLLLPLLGAAPSNSTAQASSDGLQRAFAGAAAEYHVPLSVLLGVSYLQSRWDAHAGAPSASGGYGPMHLTDARTAIAEAPHHSDGTEDARGDSSRAALLPTTKVPQNSQLPARLKTLTKAARLTGLPEERLRTDAAANVAGGAALLAAAQKDLGEPLSADAADWYGAVARFSGADDTATAATYANDVYGVIREGEERTTDAGQQVALAARPGLRPDTAQLRRAGLRTVSAKSTECPTSVSCEWIPAPYSEFGNNDYGNHDLGDRPTSQSIKYIVIHDTEGTWDGVLKLVQDPTYVSWNYTLRSTDGHIAQHVKAKDVAWHAGNWYINAKSIGLEHEGFLASPDAWYTEEMYRASARLVTYLAEKYHVPLDRQHILGHDNVPGPTTSTIPGMHTDPGPYWDWQHYFTLLGHPLQRATKAKTRTSGGLVTILPDFARNQPRYTGCVTSGEPCAAHGSSEVRLYSRPDETSPLIKDIGLRPQGDDSTIDVNDVGSRVSTGQRYAVADRNGDWTAIWYLGQKAWFKNPQGRPTAVNASGQVVTPKAGVTEIPVYGRAYPEAAAYPAGVPVQAVSPLPYKMQAGQKYAVGDKVPGEYFYAPTFDTTPHRVVIGKDMYYEIQFGHRVAFVRAADVNLTRSRT; translated from the coding sequence TTGCGAGGATCCGTCACCGACCCCGAGGCCACCGCCGGGCACAGACGCGCGCGCCGTACCGCGGGCGCCGTCGCCTCGGCGACGCTGTTGCTGCCGCTGCTCGGCGCGGCACCGTCGAACAGCACCGCGCAGGCGTCCTCCGATGGGCTCCAGCGGGCCTTCGCCGGCGCCGCCGCCGAGTACCACGTGCCGCTGAGCGTCCTGCTCGGCGTCTCCTACCTCCAGTCCCGCTGGGACGCGCACGCCGGCGCGCCGAGCGCCAGCGGCGGCTACGGCCCCATGCACCTCACCGACGCACGGACGGCGATCGCGGAGGCACCGCACCACAGCGACGGCACGGAGGACGCCCGCGGTGACAGCTCGCGCGCGGCCCTGCTGCCCACCACCAAGGTGCCGCAGAACTCCCAACTCCCGGCTCGGCTGAAGACGTTGACGAAGGCGGCCCGGCTCACCGGCCTGCCCGAGGAACGGCTGCGCACCGACGCCGCGGCGAACGTGGCGGGCGGGGCCGCGCTCCTGGCCGCCGCGCAGAAGGACCTCGGCGAGCCGCTGAGCGCCGACGCGGCCGACTGGTACGGCGCGGTGGCACGCTTCTCCGGCGCGGACGACACCGCGACCGCGGCGACGTACGCCAATGACGTCTACGGAGTGATCCGCGAAGGCGAGGAGCGCACCACGGACGCAGGTCAGCAGGTCGCGCTGGCCGCCCGGCCCGGACTGCGCCCCGACACCGCGCAGCTGCGGCGGGCCGGGCTGCGTACCGTCTCCGCCAAGAGCACGGAGTGCCCCACGTCCGTGTCCTGCGAGTGGATTCCGGCCCCGTACTCGGAGTTCGGCAACAATGACTACGGGAACCACGACCTCGGTGACCGGCCCACGTCGCAGAGCATCAAGTACATCGTCATCCATGACACGGAGGGCACCTGGGACGGCGTTCTGAAGCTGGTCCAGGACCCGACCTACGTGTCGTGGAACTACACGCTGCGCTCGACCGACGGTCACATCGCCCAGCATGTGAAGGCGAAGGACGTGGCCTGGCACGCGGGCAACTGGTACATCAACGCCAAGTCGATCGGCCTGGAGCACGAGGGATTCCTCGCCTCGCCGGACGCCTGGTACACGGAGGAGATGTACCGGGCCTCGGCGCGCCTGGTGACCTACCTCGCCGAGAAGTACCACGTTCCGCTGGACCGGCAGCACATCCTGGGTCATGACAACGTGCCGGGCCCGACCACCTCGACCATCCCCGGCATGCACACGGACCCGGGCCCGTACTGGGACTGGCAGCACTACTTCACCCTGCTCGGCCACCCCTTGCAGCGTGCGACGAAGGCGAAGACGAGGACGAGTGGCGGACTGGTCACCATCCTGCCGGACTTCGCTCGGAACCAGCCCCGGTACACGGGCTGTGTCACCAGCGGCGAGCCCTGCGCGGCGCACGGCTCCAGCGAGGTGCGGCTCTACTCCCGGCCGGACGAGACCTCGCCCCTGATCAAGGACATCGGGCTGCGTCCCCAGGGCGACGACTCGACGATCGACGTGAACGACGTGGGTTCACGGGTCTCCACCGGACAGCGGTACGCGGTCGCGGACCGGAACGGCGACTGGACGGCTATCTGGTACCTGGGCCAGAAGGCCTGGTTCAAGAACCCGCAGGGCCGGCCGACGGCGGTGAACGCCTCGGGTCAGGTCGTGACCCCCAAGGCCGGCGTCACGGAGATCCCCGTGTACGGGCGTGCCTACCCGGAGGCGGCGGCGTACCCCGCGGGCGTGCCCGTCCAGGCCGTCTCGCCGCTGCCGTACAAGATGCAGGCAGGCCAGAAGTACGCGGTCGGTGACAAGGTGCCGGGCGAGTACTTCTACGCGCCGACGTTCGACACGACCCCGCACAGGGTCGTGATCGGCAAGGACATGTACTACGAGATCCAGTTCGGCCACCGGGTGGCGTTCGTGCGGGCGGCGGACGTGAACCTGACGCGCTCGCGCACATAG